From the Thermus brockianus genome, the window GCACCCCGCCCAGGACCTGGTAAAGGGGCTTGGAGAGGCCCTTGGCATAGAGGTCGTAAAAGGCCATCTCCAATACCGCCTTGGCCATGGGGTTTCCCCGGAAGGGGGAGAGGGCTTGCCCGAGGGATTCGGGGTTCGGGAAGACCTTGCCCAGGACCTCGGGCAGGAAGACCTCCTCCAGGAGGTAGCGGGCCCCTTCCACCGTTTCTTCCCGGTAAAGGGGAAGCCTTTCCATCACCCCTTCCCCCAGGCCCTCGAGGCCCTCCCCAAAGAGCCTTAGGAGGAGGATGGTGCGCTTGGTCTGGACCCCAAAGCTCGTCTCAAACCGGAACTTCAGGGGAAGCTCCAGGATCCTAAGCTCCGCCCCTTCTAGCCGCACGGCTCCAGCACCTCCTTCCCCACGTAGGGCACCAGGGCCTCGGGCACCCGCACCCTTCCGTCCTCCAGCTGGTGGTTTTCCAGGAGCATGGCCAGGATGCGGGGGGTGGCGAGGGCGGTGTTGTTGAGGGTGTAGCCGTACTGGACCCGGCCCTCGGGGTCCCGGTAGCGGAGCCCCGCCCGCCGGGCCTGCCAGTCCAGGAGGGCGGAGCAGGAGTGGGTTTCCCGGTAGCGCCCCTCCGAGGGGAGGAACACCTCCAGGTCCACCTGCCGCCACTTCCCCGGGCCCATGTCCCCGGTGGAGACCTCTAGGAGGCGGTAGGGGAGCTCCAAAAGCCTTAGGATTTCCTCGGCGTTTTGCAAGAGCTCCTGGAAGGCTTGGTCCGAGGCCTCGAGGCTCGCCTCGGTGAGCACGTACTGCTCCACCTTGTGGAACTGGTGGACCCGAAGAAGCCCCCGCACGTCCTTGCCAAAGCTCCCCGCCTCCGAGCGGAAGGCGGGGGCGTAGCCGGCGTAGCGCTTGGGCAACTCCTCGTAGGCCAGGATTTCCCCGCTATGGAGGGCGTTTAGGACCACCTCCGCCGTGCCCGTGAGGTAGAGGTCGGTGCCGGCGATGGCCCAGACCTGGTCCCGGGCGGCGGGGAAGTGGCCCGTGCCCACGAAGGCCATCTCCCGGGCGTAGGAGGGAAGGGTCATGGGGAGGAAGCCCCGCTTGGCCATGAAGTCCATGGCGAAGCGGAGGAGGGCCATCTCGTAGAGGGCGAGGTCGCCCCTTAGGGCGTAGGAGCGGCTTCCCGATACCTTGCTGATCCGGGGCTCCCACCAGCCGTTCTTCTCCATGAGGGCCACGTGGTCCAGGGGCGGGAAGGAAAACGCCCTTGGGCTTCCCACCCGCTTGATCTCCACGTTGGCGCTGTCGTCCTCCCCTATGGGGGCCCCGGGCCAAGGGGGAAGGGGCACCTGGAGGAGGAGCTCCATGAGCTGGGCTTCCTTTTCCCTTAAAGCCTCCTCCAGCCCCTTCGCCTCCTCCCCCAAGGCCTTCCCCCGGGCGATGAGGGCCTCCTTGGCCTCCGGGGGGGCCTTGGGCACCTCCTTGGCGATGCGGTTCCGCTCCGTCTGCAGGTCCTGGAGGCGTTGCTTTAGGCCCTGCACCTCCTGGTCCAGGGCCAGGAGGGCGTCTAGGTCCAAGGGGATACCCTTTTCCCGGATGGCCTTGCGGAAGACCTCGGGCTCCTTGCGCAGGCGCTTTAGGTCCACCATGGCTACTCCAAAACGGGGGGCACGCGGAAGAACCCCTCCTCCCTTTCGGGGGCGAGCGCCAGGGCCTCGGCCTGGGAGAGGGAAGGGGCGGGCTCGTCCTCCCGCAGGCGGCCCGCGGGGGTTTCGTCCTCTATCCCTTCCACCTGGGGGAGGGCGTCCACGAAGGCCAGGATGCGCTTCAGGTCCTGGAGGAGGAGGGGCTCTTCCTCTTCGGAAAGGCGGATTTTGGCAAGCTCCTCCAGCTTGCGCAGGAGGTCAAGGGAAAGCTCCATGGTGGGCATTCTACGTCAGGAGCTCGGCGAGCCACCACACGAGGGGGGCGAGGAGGAGGGCGGGGAGGAAGGAGCCCACCCGCACCTTGGTGAGCCCCAGGAGGTTCACCCCGACCCCAAGGACCATCAGCCCCCCCACCCCCGTGGTGAGGAGGACCCGGGGGTCCTGGGCGGGGTCGGGGAGGGCCTGGCTGAGCGTGCCCGCCAGGAGGGCCACCCCCCCTTGGTAGAGGAGGATCACCAGGGTGCTAAACCCCACCCCGATCCCGAAGGAGCTCGTGAGGGCGATGGCGCTCATGCCGTCCAGGGTGGCCTTGAGGAGGAGGAGGCTCGCATCCCCCGTGAGGCCGTTTTGGATGGAGCCGAGGAGGGTCATGGGCCCCACGCAGAAGAGGAGGCTTGCCGCCA encodes:
- the serS gene encoding serine--tRNA ligase, producing MVDLKRLRKEPEVFRKAIREKGIPLDLDALLALDQEVQGLKQRLQDLQTERNRIAKEVPKAPPEAKEALIARGKALGEEAKGLEEALREKEAQLMELLLQVPLPPWPGAPIGEDDSANVEIKRVGSPRAFSFPPLDHVALMEKNGWWEPRISKVSGSRSYALRGDLALYEMALLRFAMDFMAKRGFLPMTLPSYAREMAFVGTGHFPAARDQVWAIAGTDLYLTGTAEVVLNALHSGEILAYEELPKRYAGYAPAFRSEAGSFGKDVRGLLRVHQFHKVEQYVLTEASLEASDQAFQELLQNAEEILRLLELPYRLLEVSTGDMGPGKWRQVDLEVFLPSEGRYRETHSCSALLDWQARRAGLRYRDPEGRVQYGYTLNNTALATPRILAMLLENHQLEDGRVRVPEALVPYVGKEVLEPCG
- the gatC gene encoding Asp-tRNA(Asn)/Glu-tRNA(Gln) amidotransferase subunit GatC, with product MELSLDLLRKLEELAKIRLSEEEEPLLLQDLKRILAFVDALPQVEGIEDETPAGRLREDEPAPSLSQAEALALAPEREEGFFRVPPVLE
- a CDS encoding DUF554 domain-containing protein — its product is MELSLWDKLSGTLVNTLTVVVGTGLGLLLRGRLPERMARIMVQGVGLTTLFIGLSMAQALGRAKGGALDGVVLGLIALVAGGLLGEWARVEDGLEGLGEKIKQAVRGGGSFTEGFVAASLLFCVGPMTLLGSIQNGLTGDASLLLLKATLDGMSAIALTSSFGIGVGFSTLVILLYQGGVALLAGTLSQALPDPAQDPRVLLTTGVGGLMVLGVGVNLLGLTKVRVGSFLPALLLAPLVWWLAELLT